The Candidatus Woesearchaeota archaeon region ATCAAATATTACGAAGTTAAGAAAAGAGAATGGGATGAATACAAAATTAGAGTAACTAAATGGGAACTTGACAGATATTTAGAGAGTGCATAAATAGATATTTTGTTACACCCATTTAAATAGCAAAAACCAATTAGACACTAAAAACCACGCCAAAATACTAAATTTTTTAAATTATTTCTTTTTTTATCAGTTTTATGACATTAATACTAAAAGTCCCATTCTCAAAAGGAGGTCTTGGAAAAACTCAAGGTTGTGAAAAAGCTCCAGATCAAATAATTCAATTATTTCAAGAACTTAATTTAAATGAATCTGGATTAAATCCCAAAGTTCAAATTTCAGAAATTCCAATCAATCAATTTAATATTGAAGAAACAAATAACTCAATTTTTGAAAACATAGATCAAGAATTAACTAAACAAAATAAATTAAATACACAATCAATTAACCAAACAAAATCAAACAACAAAAATAAAAAGATAATTCTAATAGGCGGAGATCATAGTATAACCTATTCCTCATTCAAAGCTGCAGCAAAACACAATCCCAATCTAGGCTTAGTACTTTTTGATGCGCACCCAGATTGTGAAAATAATTTTCACCCTCCAACTCACGAAGATTTTGTAAAAGTTTTAATTAGAGAAAAAATACTAAAACCTCAAAACTTAATCATAATAGGTTTAAGAAGTTGGGATGGTAAAGAAAAAGAATTTTTAGACGCAGAAAAAATTCAATATTACACTATGAAAAAATTAACAATTGAAGGAATTAGCAATATTTGTGACGGAATAACTGAGACACTAAACAATTGGGATTCAGTTTATCTTTCAATAGACATCGACGTTGTTGATCCCGCATTTGCTCCTGGAACTGGTTATTGTGAACCCGGAGGACTAACTTCGAGAGATTTAATTTATTGTTTACAAAGAATTAAATTGTTAAAAAATTTAAAAATGATTGACTTAGTAGAAATTAATCCAATTAAAGATATTACAACAAAAACTGTTTCATTAGGTGCAAAAATATTAAAAGAATTAGTATAAAAAAAATCAACAAAGACACAATCAAAACATAAAAAAAATAACAAATACTAATCAAAAAAATAACATCAATAAAAAAACTAAAAAATAAAACAACAAAATAAGGTGATAATATGAGTGAACCACAATTAAACATAGTTAAATTCGGAGGATCAATAGTAAACCCCGACGGAAAATATAATAATCAAGTTATTAATGATTTTGCCGACCTCGTAAAAGAAACAGGTCAAAGATTTATTTTTGTTGTAGGAGGAGGAAAAATTTGCAGAGGCGTTCAAGACGCTAGCATGTCTCACCTCGAAGCAGCATTAGAAGATCCA contains the following coding sequences:
- a CDS encoding arginase family protein, with translation MTLILKVPFSKGGLGKTQGCEKAPDQIIQLFQELNLNESGLNPKVQISEIPINQFNIEETNNSIFENIDQELTKQNKLNTQSINQTKSNNKNKKIILIGGDHSITYSSFKAAAKHNPNLGLVLFDAHPDCENNFHPPTHEDFVKVLIREKILKPQNLIIIGLRSWDGKEKEFLDAEKIQYYTMKKLTIEGISNICDGITETLNNWDSVYLSIDIDVVDPAFAPGTGYCEPGGLTSRDLIYCLQRIKLLKNLKMIDLVEINPIKDITTKTVSLGAKILKELV